In one window of uncultured Draconibacterium sp. DNA:
- a CDS encoding DUF4294 domain-containing protein, which yields MKRFVFILFLMWGAWLAGAQENDSSEVIMGYVQDGDTIIFKNIKEIPVFPDREFKNKREYRRYTRYIQKVKKVYPLAVEARELLKEYEPEYYALETRKEKRKLMKQLEKELLDKHKNELKKWSISDGRILLKLINRETERTPYSLIKDFRGGFSATFWQGIARLFRNDLKAGYDPDEEDQVLEEIVTLIELGYL from the coding sequence ATGAAGAGGTTTGTTTTTATACTGTTTTTAATGTGGGGAGCGTGGCTGGCCGGGGCGCAGGAAAACGATTCTTCTGAGGTAATTATGGGCTATGTTCAGGATGGCGATACCATTATTTTTAAGAATATTAAAGAGATACCTGTTTTTCCGGATCGTGAGTTTAAAAACAAACGAGAATACCGGCGTTATACACGTTACATACAAAAAGTGAAGAAGGTGTATCCACTGGCTGTTGAAGCGCGCGAGTTGTTGAAAGAGTACGAGCCCGAATACTACGCTCTGGAGACACGAAAGGAGAAGCGAAAATTGATGAAGCAGCTTGAAAAAGAATTATTAGACAAACACAAAAATGAATTGAAAAAGTGGTCGATCTCGGATGGGCGGATTTTGCTGAAACTAATCAATCGTGAAACCGAGCGAACACCATACAGTCTGATTAAAGATTTCAGGGGAGGATTTAGCGCCACCTTTTGGCAGGGCATCGCCCGGCTTTTCAGAAACGATTTGAAAGCCGGTTACGATCCTGATGAAGAGGACCAGGTGCTGGAAGAAATTGTTACATTAATTGAATTAGGATATTTGTAG
- a CDS encoding arginine deiminase family protein, with amino-acid sequence MQTSVYSEIGQLEGVIIHTPGSEVENMTPANAERALYSDILNLSIASTEYAQFEGVLKKVSKVYQVKDLLSDILAIDKVKKELLNEICMTEYIDSCQQMLDTDAKTLATMLIEGVVLEKNNLTNYLSNERFLLRPLHNLFFTRDSAMAMNDDMLIGKMANPVRERESVIMEAIYKYHPEIETHVLNPAKPESNIMVHRKSMVEGGDVQIARDDIFVIGTGVRTSTQGIDFIIENIKKHKKEKQHIIVQELPETPESFIHLDMVFTFLNTDECMVYPPVIFGMSRFKTIHMEIENGDVSRIEEMPNLPKALKKLGMNLKPISCGGNSDEWIQEREQWHSGANFLAFAPGKIIGYQRNVHTIEELNKNGYEVIAATDIISGKRSVEDYKKCVVTIAGSELARGGGGARCMSQPFRRAAVNW; translated from the coding sequence ATGCAAACATCGGTTTATTCAGAAATTGGCCAACTGGAAGGCGTAATTATCCACACTCCGGGTTCGGAAGTTGAAAACATGACACCGGCAAATGCCGAGCGTGCTTTGTACAGCGACATTTTAAATTTATCCATTGCCTCGACCGAATATGCCCAGTTTGAAGGCGTGCTAAAAAAGGTATCAAAGGTTTACCAGGTGAAAGATCTACTGTCTGATATTCTGGCTATTGATAAAGTAAAAAAAGAACTGCTGAATGAAATCTGCATGACCGAATACATCGATTCGTGCCAGCAAATGCTTGATACAGATGCGAAGACACTGGCAACAATGCTGATTGAAGGAGTGGTGCTGGAGAAAAACAACCTAACCAATTACCTGAGTAATGAGCGTTTTTTGCTGCGCCCTTTACACAACCTGTTTTTCACGCGCGACTCGGCGATGGCAATGAATGACGATATGCTTATTGGCAAAATGGCAAATCCTGTTCGCGAGCGGGAATCGGTTATTATGGAGGCCATTTATAAGTACCACCCGGAAATTGAGACCCACGTTTTGAATCCTGCCAAACCCGAATCGAACATTATGGTGCATCGAAAATCGATGGTCGAAGGCGGCGATGTACAAATTGCGCGCGACGATATTTTTGTTATTGGTACCGGCGTTAGAACCAGCACGCAGGGAATTGATTTTATCATCGAAAACATTAAAAAGCACAAAAAAGAAAAACAACATATTATCGTTCAGGAACTGCCCGAAACACCCGAGTCGTTTATTCACCTCGACATGGTTTTCACTTTTCTGAATACGGATGAATGTATGGTTTATCCGCCTGTAATTTTTGGAATGAGCCGTTTTAAAACCATACACATGGAAATTGAAAACGGCGATGTTAGCAGAATTGAAGAAATGCCCAACCTGCCAAAAGCGTTAAAAAAACTAGGCATGAATTTAAAACCGATTTCGTGTGGCGGTAACAGTGACGAATGGATACAGGAGCGCGAACAATGGCACAGCGGTGCTAACTTTTTGGCTTTTGCTCCGGGAAAAATAATTGGCTACCAGCGCAACGTACACACCATTGAAGAGCTGAACAAAAACGGCTACGAGGTAATTGCAGCTACCGATATCATTTCGGGAAAAAGATCGGTTGAAGATTACAAAAAATGTGTGGTAACCATTGCAGGATCGGAGCTGGCACGCGGTGGTGGCGGTGCCCGTTGTATGTCGCAACCATTCAGAAGAGCAGCAGTAAACTGGTAG
- a CDS encoding RNA methyltransferase, whose translation MRKLRNIELGRLSVEEYKKSTKTPIVVVLDNIRSCNNIGSVFRTSDALLINKIYLCGITATPPNNEIRKTALDAEKSVDWEYFEHTEEVVKKLQQEGFKVYAIEQVENSIMLPDFQPADDEKVALVFGNEVKGVKQSVVDLCDGSIEIPQYGTKHSFNISVSAGIVLWDIFQKIK comes from the coding sequence ATGCGCAAACTCAGAAATATAGAACTTGGCCGTTTAAGCGTTGAGGAATACAAAAAATCGACAAAAACACCCATTGTTGTGGTGCTTGATAATATAAGAAGCTGCAACAATATTGGTTCGGTGTTCCGCACTTCGGATGCCTTGCTGATTAACAAAATATACCTGTGTGGAATTACAGCCACACCTCCCAACAACGAAATCAGGAAAACCGCACTTGACGCCGAAAAATCGGTTGACTGGGAATATTTTGAGCACACCGAAGAAGTGGTGAAAAAATTGCAGCAGGAAGGATTTAAAGTTTATGCCATTGAACAGGTAGAAAACAGTATTATGCTGCCCGATTTTCAACCGGCCGACGATGAAAAAGTTGCCCTGGTTTTTGGCAACGAAGTAAAAGGGGTTAAACAAAGCGTGGTCGATCTTTGCGATGGAAGCATTGAAATACCCCAATACGGCACCAAACATTCTTTCAATATTTCGGTAAGTGCCGGTATTGTTTTGTGGGATATTTTTCAGAAAATAAAGTAA
- a CDS encoding PAS domain S-box protein yields MASTHQINQNLFKEALIDSISDSIISTDLDGKITCWNKAAEELYKWKSEDVIGKTIKEIIPSASTIKQSGEVMNSLKSGDSWEGVVEVENKYGKVFPVYIKYSPLLDKNRNLIGIIVISKDITESKVAQNHLLKKQFYLSKAQEISKIGTWELDLVKNNLIWTRENYKIFGVPVGTKMNYELFLNCVHPEDREYVNTEWTLAVDSRKTYGIEHRLLVNNEIKWVREEAEINYDSDGNPISAIGFTQDITKHKLDQLQVLKSEAKYKLLFENMGRGHALHEIIFNKSGKVIDYKTLLVNRMYEKFLNVSRNSIIGKKASKFLPKEELNKWLDIFGDVALTGNPKEYRFYSEHNKKFFEGIAYCPEKGKFAVSFSDVTHHKKAEEKARQQQLNQKFLNSIALHLADKHTIDEFSSIILNDLKEHTGASLAVFSYYHSEKKELQVLDIEAEKGIFNTIVKVAGKKITGTASPVDDSTYQMIVKDVVASYSSFAEVTFGAIPELADKAIRAATGIDRLFPIAHVIEGELYGTTMLAFKKGQASPSLELLESYAHLMSVSLRRFKAEKALQDSELKYRRYVENSPLGILVVDEKGKYIDVNQGACKLLGYTRDDLLQLSIPDVLADKKDIGSFQKLKEEGKLKHELKLKKKDETVIDVRLDAVLLPDSHLMAFHADITERKKTEEALRQSEHKYRNLFNSMQEGVYLHQIVYDDNGNAINYRITEANDISEKILNIKKEAAIGQLATDLFGTKEAPFLETYSKVAETGMPYTFDRYFEPINKHFSISAFSLRKGEFATVFADVTVQKKSEEELKQAKEKAEESDRLKSAFLANMSHEIRTPMNGIFGFTDLLKEPGLSGEQQQQYIEIIQKSGNRMLNTVNDIIEISRIETGEIRISSNTVNINKHLLTLHDFFSLEAEKKGLSLVIDNILPDDNSLIVTDKSKLGSVLSNLIKNAIKFTDKGSIKIGCKQNKEFLEFYVEDNGIGIPADRKDAVFNRFEQADIKDSRVYEGSGLGLAIAKSYVEMLGGKICVNSEENAGSTFLFTIPYKLPATKEGNCNANHKIQSQQRVKLNILVVEDDETSSLYLSTILKDLSGKLKIISNGLEAVNYCKNNSDVDLILMDIKMPGLSGYETTKRIREFNKDVKIIAQTAYAIEGDKAKAIKAGCDHYISKPIKREKLEKIIKKCFNK; encoded by the coding sequence ATGGCATCCACCCATCAGATTAATCAAAATTTGTTCAAAGAAGCTTTAATCGATTCGATAAGCGATAGTATTATTTCTACGGATTTGGATGGTAAAATAACTTGCTGGAACAAAGCAGCAGAGGAACTTTACAAATGGAAATCCGAAGACGTTATAGGTAAAACTATTAAAGAAATTATTCCTTCCGCCTCAACAATAAAGCAGTCCGGAGAAGTCATGAATTCGTTAAAAAGTGGGGATTCGTGGGAAGGCGTAGTTGAGGTAGAAAACAAGTACGGTAAAGTATTTCCAGTGTATATTAAATATTCTCCCTTGCTGGACAAAAACAGGAATTTGATTGGAATAATAGTTATCTCAAAGGATATCACCGAATCCAAAGTAGCACAAAATCACTTATTGAAAAAACAATTTTATTTATCCAAGGCGCAGGAAATAAGTAAAATTGGCACCTGGGAGCTTGATCTGGTTAAAAACAATTTGATTTGGACTAGAGAAAATTATAAGATTTTTGGTGTTCCGGTCGGAACAAAAATGAATTATGAATTATTTCTGAATTGCGTACACCCTGAAGACAGGGAATATGTCAATACCGAATGGACTTTGGCGGTTGATAGCAGAAAAACTTATGGTATTGAACATCGTTTACTGGTGAATAATGAAATAAAATGGGTAAGGGAAGAAGCTGAAATTAATTACGATTCAGACGGTAATCCCATTTCAGCAATTGGATTTACTCAAGATATTACAAAGCACAAACTTGATCAATTACAAGTCTTAAAAAGTGAAGCAAAATATAAATTGTTATTTGAGAACATGGGGCGAGGTCATGCCTTGCACGAAATAATCTTTAATAAATCAGGGAAAGTAATTGATTATAAAACACTCCTGGTAAATAGGATGTATGAAAAATTTCTCAATGTTTCCAGGAACTCAATAATTGGGAAAAAGGCGAGTAAATTTCTACCCAAGGAGGAATTGAATAAATGGCTTGATATTTTTGGAGATGTAGCATTAACAGGGAACCCGAAGGAGTATCGTTTTTATTCCGAACATAACAAAAAGTTTTTTGAAGGGATCGCGTACTGTCCGGAAAAAGGAAAATTTGCAGTGTCGTTTTCTGATGTTACCCACCATAAAAAGGCAGAGGAAAAAGCCAGACAACAGCAGTTAAATCAAAAGTTTCTAAATTCGATAGCTCTCCATTTAGCAGATAAACATACCATTGATGAGTTTAGTAGTATTATATTAAATGACTTAAAAGAACACACAGGGGCTTCACTGGCTGTATTTAGTTACTACCATTCGGAAAAAAAGGAGTTACAAGTTCTGGATATTGAAGCAGAAAAGGGAATTTTCAATACAATAGTAAAAGTTGCAGGGAAAAAGATAACCGGGACTGCTTCTCCGGTTGATGACTCAACATACCAAATGATTGTAAAAGATGTGGTTGCCTCGTACAGTTCTTTTGCTGAAGTTACATTCGGCGCTATTCCTGAACTTGCCGACAAGGCAATACGTGCGGCCACTGGCATCGATCGTTTGTTTCCTATAGCCCATGTTATTGAAGGAGAACTGTATGGTACAACCATGTTGGCTTTTAAAAAAGGGCAGGCGTCTCCCTCACTAGAACTGCTCGAATCTTATGCTCATTTAATGTCGGTTTCTTTAAGACGATTTAAAGCTGAAAAAGCACTGCAGGATTCAGAATTAAAATACAGAAGATATGTTGAAAATTCGCCTCTTGGAATATTGGTAGTTGATGAAAAAGGAAAATACATTGATGTCAACCAGGGAGCATGTAAATTATTGGGTTATACCCGGGATGACTTACTTCAACTTTCAATTCCTGATGTTTTAGCCGATAAAAAAGATATTGGTAGTTTTCAAAAATTAAAGGAAGAAGGAAAATTAAAACATGAGCTCAAATTAAAGAAAAAGGACGAAACAGTTATTGATGTAAGATTAGACGCTGTTCTTCTGCCTGATAGTCACCTGATGGCCTTTCACGCTGATATAACTGAGCGCAAGAAAACTGAAGAAGCTTTAAGACAAAGCGAACATAAATACAGAAATTTATTTAATTCAATGCAAGAAGGTGTTTATTTACACCAAATAGTTTACGATGATAATGGTAATGCCATTAATTATCGAATTACTGAAGCAAATGATATTTCGGAGAAAATTTTGAATATTAAAAAGGAAGCTGCCATTGGGCAATTGGCAACTGATCTCTTTGGAACAAAAGAAGCTCCATTTTTGGAGACCTATTCAAAGGTTGCAGAAACTGGTATGCCATACACCTTTGATCGGTATTTTGAACCCATTAACAAACATTTTTCAATATCTGCTTTTTCACTCAGGAAGGGTGAATTCGCCACAGTATTTGCAGATGTTACCGTACAAAAAAAGAGTGAAGAAGAACTAAAGCAAGCCAAAGAAAAAGCAGAAGAAAGCGACCGTTTAAAATCTGCTTTTCTTGCGAATATGAGCCATGAAATCCGCACCCCCATGAATGGTATTTTTGGATTTACAGATTTGTTGAAAGAGCCTGGCTTAAGCGGTGAACAGCAACAGCAGTATATTGAGATTATTCAGAAAAGTGGCAATCGAATGTTGAATACGGTAAATGATATTATTGAAATTTCACGGATAGAAACAGGTGAGATACGAATTTCTTCGAATACAGTCAACATTAATAAACATCTTTTAACCTTACATGATTTTTTTAGTCTGGAAGCGGAGAAAAAAGGATTGAGCCTAGTTATTGACAATATATTACCGGATGATAATTCTTTGATTGTTACTGATAAAAGCAAGTTAGGTTCAGTGCTCTCAAATCTGATAAAAAATGCAATAAAATTTACAGATAAGGGTAGTATTAAAATTGGATGTAAACAGAATAAAGAGTTTCTGGAATTTTACGTTGAAGATAATGGAATAGGAATACCGGCAGATCGTAAAGATGCGGTTTTCAATCGCTTTGAACAAGCTGATATTAAAGACTCTCGTGTATATGAAGGTTCAGGCTTAGGTCTTGCAATAGCCAAATCTTATGTGGAAATGTTAGGAGGAAAAATTTGTGTTAATTCTGAAGAAAATGCGGGGTCGACGTTTTTATTTACAATTCCCTATAAATTGCCAGCCACAAAAGAAGGAAATTGTAATGCCAATCATAAAATTCAATCTCAGCAACGAGTTAAACTAAACATTCTGGTTGTTGAGGATGATGAAACCAGCTCTTTATATCTATCAACAATATTGAAAGATCTTTCAGGAAAATTAAAAATAATATCTAATGGACTCGAAGCCGTAAATTATTGTAAGAATAATTCAGATGTAGATTTGATTCTTATGGATATAAAAATGCCCGGGCTGAGTGGTTATGAAACAACAAAAAGAATAAGAGAATTTAATAAGGACGTAAAAATTATTGCTCAAACAGCTTATGCTATCGAAGGAGATAAAGCAAAAGCAATAAAGGCCGGTTGTGATCATTACATTTCCAAACCCATAAAAAGAGAAAAGCTTGAGAAGATTATTAAAAAATGTTTTAATAAATGA
- a CDS encoding DUF2851 family protein, with product MADPQNMPEEFLQYIWQNKLFTTNHLQTVEGDRLEIIDQGRKNTDSGPDFFNAKIKLNETTWAGNIEIHKAASDWHKHEHTNDKAYDNVILHVIETEDITVARSNGEIIPTLILNYPEQLKHNYQKLINAQTWIACENQFHKVDPILLQLGFNRLMIERLETKTQAIVEQLEQNNNNWEETFFQMLARMFGFKVNAVPFELLAKSLTIQTLLKHKNSLFQLEALLFGNSGLLNQQLLGDDYFIRLRDEYSFLYKKCNLKGIEGHLWKFMRLRPPNFPTIRISQLAALIYQTEGLFSKVLEIESAEELNQLFKVKASEYWDTHYNFNKLSKNTQPKELGDTAAHILIINVIVPFLFVYGEKQNKHQLKNRALGFLENLPAESNSIISKWADLGVQARSAFDSQALLQLKNYYCESKKCLNCQLGVKLVSSV from the coding sequence ATGGCTGACCCACAAAATATGCCTGAAGAATTTCTGCAATACATTTGGCAAAACAAACTTTTTACAACCAATCATTTACAAACCGTTGAAGGCGACCGGCTGGAGATTATCGACCAGGGACGAAAAAATACCGACTCCGGTCCCGATTTTTTTAATGCAAAAATCAAATTAAACGAAACTACCTGGGCCGGTAATATCGAAATCCATAAAGCGGCTTCCGACTGGCACAAACACGAGCATACCAACGACAAAGCTTACGACAATGTTATTCTGCACGTGATTGAAACAGAAGACATAACAGTCGCCCGAAGTAATGGAGAAATTATTCCAACTTTGATTTTGAACTACCCGGAACAACTAAAACACAATTACCAAAAGCTGATAAATGCCCAAACCTGGATTGCTTGCGAAAACCAGTTTCACAAAGTTGATCCGATACTGCTACAGTTGGGTTTTAACCGACTGATGATTGAACGACTTGAAACCAAAACACAGGCAATTGTTGAGCAGCTTGAGCAAAATAATAACAACTGGGAAGAGACATTTTTTCAAATGCTGGCACGGATGTTTGGTTTTAAAGTAAATGCCGTTCCCTTTGAATTGCTGGCAAAGTCGCTCACTATCCAAACGCTGCTCAAACACAAAAACAGCCTCTTTCAACTGGAAGCGTTATTGTTTGGAAATTCAGGATTACTCAACCAGCAACTTTTGGGCGACGATTATTTTATCCGGCTTCGCGATGAATATTCTTTTCTCTACAAAAAATGCAACCTGAAAGGAATTGAAGGCCATTTGTGGAAATTTATGCGTTTGCGGCCACCTAATTTCCCTACTATTCGCATTTCGCAACTAGCGGCACTTATTTATCAAACAGAAGGACTGTTTTCAAAAGTTCTGGAAATTGAATCCGCTGAAGAACTAAACCAATTGTTTAAGGTAAAAGCCTCGGAATACTGGGATACCCACTACAACTTCAATAAATTATCGAAAAATACCCAACCAAAGGAACTGGGTGATACAGCGGCGCACATTCTGATTATCAATGTTATTGTTCCTTTTTTGTTTGTGTACGGCGAAAAACAAAACAAACACCAGTTAAAAAACCGCGCGCTAGGTTTTCTCGAAAACCTTCCGGCCGAAAGCAATTCCATTATTTCAAAATGGGCAGATCTCGGTGTTCAGGCACGCTCTGCTTTTGATTCGCAAGCCCTACTTCAACTAAAAAACTATTACTGTGAATCAAAAAAATGTTTAAATTGCCAATTAGGGGTGAAATTAGTTTCATCAGTATAA
- a CDS encoding potassium channel protein, which produces MPTSSQQYNKFQAVSSKTVKIGIGLLLSILIFGSAGYYYIEGMNLLDSVYMTVITISTVGFKEVGSHPLTPDGKLFTIALIIMSLGSLAYVGSNMARFVFDGELANYIKTYRVDKKIAKLKDHVIIVGYGRNGEQAAMELAENEVEFVILDKRDNVISRIRENENILYIKGDATHEETLEQAGINRARALIATTPNDADNVFVVLTARSMNPGLTVISRASELESQMKLKRAGATNVIMPERIGGQRMAKLVHQPDVVEFIEYILLQKSQDVTLEEVPCKNLAQRFVGKSIAELKVRETTGANIIGIKISGARYVFNPDPQMILSRNDQLFVLGNPIQIKRLKEVMESEAKLTK; this is translated from the coding sequence ATGCCAACAAGTAGCCAACAGTATAATAAATTTCAAGCGGTTTCGAGCAAAACCGTTAAAATCGGGATAGGTCTGCTTCTCTCGATTTTAATTTTTGGCTCAGCTGGGTATTATTACATCGAGGGGATGAACCTGCTCGACAGTGTGTACATGACCGTGATTACCATTTCCACGGTTGGTTTTAAGGAAGTTGGTTCGCATCCCTTAACCCCCGATGGAAAATTATTTACCATTGCTTTAATTATTATGAGTCTGGGTAGTTTGGCGTATGTAGGCTCAAATATGGCACGATTTGTTTTCGATGGAGAATTGGCTAACTATATAAAAACGTACAGGGTGGATAAAAAAATTGCAAAATTAAAAGACCACGTAATTATTGTGGGATATGGCCGAAATGGTGAACAGGCAGCCATGGAACTGGCCGAAAATGAGGTGGAGTTTGTTATCCTTGATAAACGCGACAATGTTATCTCACGAATTCGGGAGAACGAAAACATTTTGTATATAAAGGGCGATGCAACGCACGAAGAAACGTTGGAGCAAGCCGGTATTAACAGAGCGCGTGCGTTAATAGCCACCACTCCAAACGATGCCGATAATGTTTTTGTGGTGCTCACCGCGCGAAGCATGAACCCGGGACTTACCGTTATCAGCCGCGCTTCGGAACTGGAAAGCCAGATGAAATTAAAACGCGCCGGTGCTACCAATGTAATTATGCCTGAACGCATTGGAGGTCAACGTATGGCAAAGTTGGTTCACCAACCCGATGTTGTTGAGTTTATCGAATATATTTTACTGCAAAAATCGCAGGATGTAACGTTGGAAGAAGTACCATGTAAGAACCTGGCGCAACGTTTTGTAGGTAAATCAATTGCCGAACTTAAGGTTCGCGAAACAACAGGTGCCAACATTATTGGCATAAAAATAAGTGGCGCACGTTACGTTTTTAATCCCGATCCACAAATGATACTTTCGCGCAACGACCAGCTTTTTGTGTTGGGAAATCCGATCCAGATAAAACGCCTGAAAGAGGTAATGGAAAGCGAAGCTAAGTTAACAAAGTAA
- a CDS encoding PQQ-binding-like beta-propeller repeat protein, with the protein MPKFKYLSISLIAFFSVICLLKVEAQIIQFRGPNRDGIFPEKGLLKQWPENGPETLWVAENLGKSNASTIATKNRIYTTGNIDSLEYVSCLDLQGHILWQKPYGKAWINSYPEARCTPTLEGNRLYLLSGMDQMACLNAQTGETIWKVDLHEKYQSDWDMFGVSESPLLVDNKVIASIGGETAMVVALDKMTGELVWKSKSMHSKRSNITPTLIEHCGKKYIITANQTHVIGLSVETGEIMWSFQHNYLSDNGDNTTILTNVPTYHDSCVWITSGWDVKSSMLKIAPDGKSISEKFTDQTFDNANHGVVLIDGFLYGSNFTGRQSGKWVCMNWDTGEIVWIADFYTKGPIISAEGMLYLCDEKRGNMALVKANPKKFELVSEFKIAYGSGPYWSRPAIYNGMLLVRHGKVLVAYNIRENI; encoded by the coding sequence ATGCCCAAGTTTAAATATCTGTCTATCTCCCTAATAGCATTTTTTAGTGTTATTTGTCTCCTAAAAGTTGAAGCTCAAATAATTCAGTTTCGTGGCCCCAACCGCGATGGTATTTTCCCCGAAAAAGGTTTGCTAAAACAATGGCCCGAAAATGGCCCAGAAACATTGTGGGTTGCCGAAAACCTTGGAAAAAGCAACGCATCAACCATTGCCACCAAAAACAGAATTTACACCACCGGAAATATCGATTCGCTGGAATATGTGAGCTGCCTCGATTTGCAGGGACATATTCTCTGGCAAAAACCGTATGGTAAAGCCTGGATAAACTCCTATCCTGAAGCACGTTGCACTCCAACCCTGGAAGGAAATCGATTATACCTGCTATCGGGAATGGACCAGATGGCTTGCTTAAATGCGCAAACCGGAGAAACGATTTGGAAAGTTGATTTGCACGAGAAATATCAAAGCGACTGGGATATGTTTGGAGTTTCCGAGTCGCCACTTTTGGTTGATAACAAAGTAATTGCATCGATAGGTGGAGAAACAGCAATGGTTGTGGCGCTTGATAAAATGACTGGAGAATTAGTCTGGAAATCGAAATCGATGCATTCAAAACGGTCGAACATTACACCCACTTTGATTGAACATTGCGGTAAAAAATACATTATTACGGCCAACCAAACCCACGTTATTGGCCTAAGCGTCGAAACCGGAGAAATTATGTGGAGTTTTCAGCATAATTACCTCAGCGACAACGGAGATAACACAACCATATTAACCAACGTTCCTACTTATCACGACAGCTGTGTGTGGATAACAAGCGGTTGGGATGTTAAATCGTCGATGCTAAAAATCGCTCCCGATGGAAAATCGATCAGCGAAAAATTTACCGATCAAACGTTTGATAATGCCAATCATGGAGTAGTGCTTATTGATGGTTTTCTTTACGGCTCGAACTTCACAGGCCGGCAAAGCGGAAAGTGGGTGTGCATGAACTGGGATACCGGCGAAATTGTATGGATTGCCGACTTTTATACCAAAGGACCGATTATCTCAGCCGAAGGTATGTTATACCTGTGCGACGAAAAAAGGGGCAACATGGCACTGGTAAAAGCAAACCCAAAAAAGTTTGAACTGGTTAGTGAGTTCAAAATAGCATATGGCTCAGGGCCATATTGGTCGAGGCCGGCCATTTATAACGGAATGCTTTTGGTGAGGCATGGGAAAGTGCTGGTTGCATACAACATTCGGGAAAATATTTAA